One Leptospiraceae bacterium genomic window, TTTTCTTTCAATAATTCAATGTGGGGAGCATTTGAAAACAGAGAATCCTCTACAAATATTGTTTTTAAATGAGGATGCTCTCTTCTAAAATCTTCAATAAATCGTTTAGAGGCGTTTAACTCACAGTCATTTTTTGTTTTCCCATCTTCGTTTGTAATAGGTTCAAACATAAGTGTATATTTCGGTGAAATCTGCCAGTCATTCCGGTTGAAACTTTACCACTCAAATGTTTTCAAAATCATCCTAATGACAGATGAAAGCCTAACATAGATTAAGTCAAACCTTTTGTAATTAATTTTCTCATGGAATCTCCTTTCAACGTGAATGTGTAAGAAGAGTGTAATATTCTGTCACAAACTGCATCAGCAATTGTCTGGTTATTTACCACATCATGCCAGGATGAAATAGGGTATTGAGAAGTAATAATTGTTGACTTTTGTCCATGTCTATCTTCAATTATTTCCATAAGAAACAATGCTGTTTTCTTATCAAACGGTTCCAGTCCAAAATCATCAAGGATAAGTAGATCCGTTTTTTTTATCTTATCAATTTCTCTATTGTAACTTCCATCGACTTTTTTCATTCTTAAAGAATTGAATAATTTACTGCTATTGTAATATAGCACAGAGTATCCTTCCAGGCAGGCATTATTTCCAAAAGCACATGCTAAATAACTTTTCCCAGTTCCGGTCGGGCCGGATATAATAAGGTTATATTTCCTTTTGATCCATTCAAAGGAGCTTAATTTTAGAACCATATTTTTATTTTTTCAAGTGTATCTTCATTAGTCATATCAGTATTCTTCCTTATTGTAATATACTTTTCCTCTCAGGTTTTCATGTTTGATGTCATTGGAAGATAAGTTTTCTTGCTCGTATGCATCCATTCCATTTAGCAAAATATTTTTTATAAATCTGTAGCCTATTTGCTTGTATTCTAATGCGATTTCACAGGCTCTATTAACTCGCTTTCCCCCATATTTCTTTCCAAGGTTAATAATCCCTATGCATACTTTATATCCCTGTTCGGGATATTTGTAAGTATTTAGAATATTTGAGGATAGCTCCCTTACACTTACTCCCAGAAGAGATGCTCTGCTTAATATCATTTCAGAATTCCATTCCGCATAAGACTTGTGAGAGGGAGGCATATGGTCTATATTTGTGCTATATTTACCCTGTGCTCTATCACGTTTATGCAAAGCCACTCTCTCATTATTGTAGAATACCTCAACTATATCCTGAGTATAGATTATCGTGGTTTTACGACCTTTTAGGCGATAAGGCACGCTGTAATAGTTTTTATCTTCAGGAAGGTAGACATGATAATTTACAGCTACTGTAGACATTGCAAATTTCTTGAACATGTATTTTTCTGCAGGTAGAGGCTTTAGTAACTGTTTTTCGTTTCTTTCAAAATCTTCTCTTCTTGAATGATTTAATCTCTGCATTTTTAGATTATTATGTTTATCTAATAGTTTCTGTATTGCCTCATTCAATTCTGAGAGGCTCAGGAATGTTTGATCTCTAAGAGGAGCAAATATTCTAGTATATACTATGTTCACCGCATTTTCTACGAGTGCTTTATCTTTGGGCTTATAGGGCCTTGCCGGGAAAATAACCGTATCATAATGTCTGGCAAAATCCAAAAGCTCAGGATTGATTTCAGGTTCATACCTATCACTTTTTGTTACCGCAGCTTTTAAGCAATCCGGAACAATCGCATTCACAACCCCTCCAAGATATTGTAAACTATTCTCACAGGCACGAATAAAATCTTCTTTCTTCTGAGAATATACCGCTTCTACATAAGTTAATTGACTCGCACCTAATACAGAAACAAATACTTCAACTTCTCTTTCTTCATTTGTTTTGGGATCTTTTATTTTTAGCTTTTTTCCGGTAAAGTCCACAAACAGTTTATCACCATATTTATGCTCTATATGCATACTGACTTCTTTGCTGTTTTTCCATGTCTGATAGTGATAACAAAACTGGGTATAGCTATAGGGTTCTGAAACTTCTTTTGTATATTCTTCCCACAATATTTGCAGGGTAACTCCAACTCTTTTCAACTGAACAGCATAGTCAGGAAACCTAATGGATAGCTGCTGATACCTTTCTTTTCGGGAAAGATTTCTGGAATCTAATATATCCAGAACCTCACTTTCCTTCATAAGAGAGAGGTCTTTATATGTCATATTTGACTTGCGGAATATTTGGAGATACTCTGATACTACTGGACGAGAAATACTTAAGTTTCGACTAATACTCCGTTTACTCAAACCCAGTTCGTAGAGTCTTACTATTTCAACAATTTTATTCATTTTTATCCTCTGATTCATCAGTCTTTCCCCTCTTAGTTGAAAGACTTTTTCGTTGCGATGATTGAGGAAACTTTTAACCTTTGTCCCGAATTACTTATTTTCCGTGTGGTAAAGTTTCAACCAGAAGCCTGGTAAAGCTAAAAACGGAATGCAATTCTATTTCATTAAGTCAGGTGGCAACTTTCACCGGAATGACTGGCAGGGTTGAACCGGAATACACAATAAGAGGGATAACTTCTTTCTTATCCGGATGCACAATACAGGCACCATACATCATATGCTGGTAGAGAGTTTCACTTTTCTTATTCTTTACAAGACAGGATTTACAATGAATTTTTCCTGAAGAGAAGAATCCGGTTCCGTCTCCGGAAAGAATATAATAATCATCAAGGACACGATAAGATTCGAGAACCTTGCCACGCTGAAGTTTTGAAAAAAGGTTTTTATATATTTTCCTGAAAGCTCCTGTTGAAACTTCATCAACAATTTCTCTCATTTGAGTGTCAGAAGGTATCTCTTGAATCTTGTATATACTTTGAAGATTTTTATTCTTCACTTTTTCTCTTTCAAACTCAAGAAGTGATGCGTTCTTTTGAGAAAAGATAGCAAAGGCTGACATCAAAGCATCTGTTAGAGAAATCGAAGGATTGACCCTGTGGTCTGGAATTTTAGAAAATTCCTCCCGAATTGCTTGATAAAGTCCATCTGCTGATAAATCTACCCGTGCGTGTAACTCGTTTTTGCCTGACATATAGTCAAAAAGACTATATCCCTGTACAGGTACAAGCGATTTTTGATGAAAAAGTTTACGAAAGCATTCCCTGCAAACCCAAAAATCTTAGCCTTATCTGCCTGTTACAAGCAAAGCGGGAATTGCTGGATGAAGTATTACGCCTATATAATATATTGACTCTGTTTTCACCAGATAAAATTGTATATAACTTTTCTAATATGGATAAAATAGGAATGCCTATTATTTATCTGAGAAGAAGTGGCAAAGTTCACAAATTCCAAAAGAACATATCCCCGATTCCTGAAACATTTTTATATAAAAATAAGACATATAATAGTAAGAAGTTTCTTGAGGAATCCATAACAACTGCTCTTATTATTGTTCAAGATAATACAATAATATATGAAGATTATTATTTAGGAACAAAGGATACGGATTTAAGAATATCCTGGTCAGTTACAAAATCGTTTATTTCTGCACTATTCGGACCACCTGTAGCAACTGGACAGATTAAGATTACAGATAAAATAACAAAATATGTTCCAGAGTTAAAGGAAAGTGGCTATAAAGATGCTTCTGTAAAAAATGTTTTACAAATGTCGAGCGGAGTTTATTTCGATGAAAACTATACTAAGCTATCCTCAGACATTAATCGTCTGGGAAGAATACTCGCTTTAGGAGGCTCTTTTGATAAATTTGCACTAAGTCTGCGAAGTCAAAGAAAACCGGGAACCTTTCTTCATTATGTAAGTATAGATACTCATGTATTGGGAATGGTCTTACGTAATGTAACAGGAGAGAAAATTCAGAATCTTTTTGTAAAAAACTTGTGGTCTCATTTAGGAGCTGAAGCAAACGCATACTTTTTAGCTGATGATACAGGGGAAGCTATGGCTTTAGGTGGCTTATGCTTACGTAGCAGAGATATGGCTCGCTTTGGAATATTGTATTTACAGGATGGCTTTCTGAATGGCAGACAAGTCATTCCAAAAGCCTGGATACAAGAATCAACCTACCCTCAGGAAAAATATCTTTTCCCCGGTAAAAGAGATACAGCCAGTACAGTTCATGGTTATGGTTATCAATGGTGGATTCCTGAAGATTTTGATAAGGAGTTTCTTGCTGTTGGAATCTATGATCAGATGATCTACATAAACAAAAAATCCAACGTTGTCATTGTTAAAAATTCAGCTAATTACAACTTTGCAAACAATAATTTTCAAAGCTCAAACCAGGCCATTGCTTTTTTTAGAGCAGTCGCTGAGAAGTATTCACTTGATAAAAGAAAACCTTCCCCTGTTCGCGGATCAAACCCCTAATCGAATTTCCATTATGGTATAGTCATCTTCAAATTCAGGTGTTTGACATAAAGATTTGGTATGGATAAGCAGATTCTCCAAATTTAGCTTTTGACTCGAATGGAGTTCCTTCAGGATAGATGTAAATTGCGGATATTGTAATACTTTATCATTGCTCAGTCGGACTTCATAGGCTCCATCTGAAAAAACATAAAGACGGGATTCTTCTTTTAATACAATACTATCTTGAATAAACTTTATACCGGGAAGTAAACCAATCATGGTATTCCTGGTAGATAATTCGATTGCTTCATCAAACTCATATCTATTTGCCGGAAACATCAATGTGGGAGGATGACCTCCGCTGGAATAAGTAAGAGTTCTTGTATCTTTCCGATAAACACCATACCATATTGTAAAATTCATATAGTTCTGGGTTTCCTGGGGGAAAGCTATATTTAGGGAAGTAAGAACATCTCCCGGCTCGAAAAAGTTCGTATTAGGTAATGTTTGACTTCGAAGTGTATTAATAACAGAAGCAGAAAGAAGAGCTGCTCTTACTCCATGACCGGTGACATCAATTAGATAAAATGCAAAATGATTCTTATCAATCCAATGATAGCCAAATGAATCACCACCCAATGAACTACAGGGTATGAACCGCCAATCAACCGCATAATCCTGTTCGCTTATAGGTTTTGGAAATAAGGCCTGGACATATTTCGCGGCTTCTTTCAGTTCTTCCTGAATAAGATCATGGGCTTTCTTTAATTCTGCTCGTTGTTCGATTACTTTAGTATTTACCTCCTTTAGTTTCTTGGAGGTTATATCACTGGTTCGTGTAAGTTTTCGGGCTACTTTTAATAGTTTTTCATAATTGCTAAACAAGGACTTAAATTCATCTTTGAAATCAAGAGAACCTTCCTCTTTTAGGGCACATTCACAGGATTCTAGAACCTTTTCTTCCTCATTAAATAAATCATTTTCCATCAATTTGTTTCCAAGAAACGCAGGAAGAAAATCCCGCTGTTTTGTAATATGCTCAAAGTTAAAAAGCAAGTGTCTACACAAAAATTATTCCTCCTTGAAAAAGACCGCTCCTCGGTAAGACCTCATTTCTCACAGAGTCTGCGAGCGAAGCATCAGTAATTCCCTGATTTTTAGAGCGGATACAAGGAAAATATTATTTTCAGACTGAATTCCGGAACCTATCCTTCATAAATAAAATAGGATTATTTTGTTTGACTTATTACAAATTGCCGATAGTCTGATTAAGACTATGCAACAGGTAATTCCAATGAGGCCAGAAATCGAATCAGAGCTTGTAAAGCTCAAAAAAGACCTCGAATACTATAAAAACACTTATGGCTTTTACGGCCTTAAAGGTGGAACAGAAACCGAGGACATGGATTACGAAGAGCTGAGTTTTCTCAAAGCCCTGAGTAAGGACATAATGCCCCTGAAAGTAAAAATAGGTGGCGTAGAAGCCCGAACGGACATTCGTTTTTGCCATTCTGTACATGTAAATTCGATTTTAGCCCCTATGGTAGAATCCGAGTATGCCTTACGAAACTTCGTTCAAACCCTGAAAGCCCTGATCCCCAGAGCAGACTACGAAAAAATTCGCAAATCCATCAATCTTGAGACCATTACAGGCTACAGAAACATCATGGAAATTGTGGATTCGAAGTTTTTTGAAGAGCTCGATGACATTACAGCCGCCCGTTCCGACCTTTCTGCGTCTATGAATCTGGTTCCTGATGATCCGGAAGTAATGCGTGTAACCTCACAAATAGTAAAAATTTCCAGGTCAAAAGGCAAGGGAACCTGCGTTGGAGGAACTATCACCCGACAAAATTTTGCTGCTATAGCTGAGGGAATCGTACCGGATATGATTAACTCCAGACACATTATTGTAAATGTAGAAAAAGCTAAAAAAGTTGGATTAAACGAGGTTCCGGAGGCCATGCTGGAGTTCGAAATGGATTTATTCTCAGTTCTCGGACTTCTCAAACCTGAAAAACACTATTATTACAATAATCGAATTGAATTGAATCGTGAAAGGCTCGGAAAAAAGAAGGTTCTTTATTCCCTGCCCTAAAGGATGAAAGTAGAAAGTCTCAAATTTTTATTTATAGGAATGGGTCTTACACAGGCCCTTTTCTTTCTTACCGCTCCCTTTTTTAAAAAAATAAGTCATTACATTTTAATCCTTTTTGCTGTCAGTACCAGCTATTATATTTATTTTTCAGAACCTCTTATAAGCGGAAAAGGTTTGGAATTCCTTTTCTTTCAACTTTCTTCTATCACATTAGCTTATTCTATCCTCTATCACTTCTTTGAGAACAGGATAAATGTTATATATAAAATAGCCTTTATACTTCTTCTCTTTCTTTCTGTAGGACTTTATTTTCCTGTTAGCAGGGGTAATGACTTTATTTATCATAATGCAAGGTTTATTGTTTTATTATTAAGTCTTCTCAGCTTGAGACTACTGGCAAAGGAGTTAAAACCGGAAATAAGAAAGATATTTTTACCCTCTTATATTCTTTGGTGTTTATCAGTATTCAATGATTTTCTTATACTTTCAGGCGTTTATACTTTTTCTTTGTTATCCTCTTACGGGATGTTTATCTTCCTGCTTTCATTTTCTTATTATAGAATCAAACTTTTATCTTCTCCTGAGACAAGTCAGAGCAATGTAATCTTAAAAAATGAATTGGAAACCATACAAACTCAGGTTGAAAACGAATATTATCCGATTATACAATTAGCAGCTGAAATCTCTGTCATCTCCTACTTTGTGGTTAATAAGGACGCTTCCATTTGCTATGCCAATAAAGCTGCTGCTGAAATCATCGGATTTACAAGAGAAGAACTACTCCAAATGAGTTACCTCGATATTAACCCGGATTTTAACCCTAAAAGCTGGGAAGAACACTGGCAAACGCTCAAAGAACAAACTTCTTTTACTTATATTTCTTTAAACCAAACAAAAGAAAACATCCTGATTCCTGTAGAAATCACAGATAACTACATTTCTTCTCATTCGAAAGAATATTGTCTTTCGATAATACAGGATATACGAAAAAGAAAAAAAGCTGAAGAAGACCTGAGAGAAGAAAAAGAAAAAGCTGAAGAAGCAACCCGCTTGAAAGATAAGTTTATCTCCCTTGTTTCCCATGATCTTCGCTCTCCTTTAAGTGGAATGCTCGCTTTCTTTGAGATGATGATCGAGGATGAAGACGAGTTTCGTCCGAAAGACAGAAAAGAAATGTATCTGAATTTCTATAATTCCATACAGAGCCTTTTAGGGATGATCGATAAACTTCTCAACCTGAACCGTCTACAATCCGGTAGACTAACCCTTCAACCTGAATTTATAGAGTTAAAAGCAATTTTGGATGATATCATTCCTCAATTCCATCCCCTGATACAACGAAAAGATATTACCCTCGTCAATCAGGTAAAAAAACAAACTAAGATTTTTATAGATCCAAATCTTTTTCGTGAAGTACTTACCAATCTTCTATCCAATGCGGTCAAGTTTTGTTCCGCGAAAGATACTATAGAAATCATTCCTCATGAAGGTGATAGGTTCTTAGAAATTAAAGATAGCGGAAAAGGTATACCGGAAGAGTTTTTGCCGGATCTTTTCAAGGAGGAGATAAAAACAACTACTATCGGCACTCTCGGAGAAATAGGAACGGGGCTGGGTCTACCTTTTTGTAAAGATATTATGGAAGCCCATTCCGGCGATATTCAGGTACAATCTCAGGAAGGAAAAGGAACCAGTTTTTTCCTGAGTCTTCCGATGAATAAAAAAATTATTCTTATTGTAGAAGATCAAGAAATCGTAAGAGAACAGTTGAAAGAAATCTTAAGAGCCACCGATACCATTATTATCGAGGCTGAAAATGGCCTGATTGCCCTTGAGCTTTTAAGACACTTCCAACCCGCTCTCATCATTACTGATATTTCAATGCCCGAAATGGATGGATTTGAATTTTTAGGAAATATTAAAATACGTCCTCAATTTGAATCTATACCGGTGATTATTCTTACTTCTGTAATTATTCCGAAAGGAAAATCTTATAAGAAATATGTACAATTAGCAAATGAAATTGGAGTACAGCACGTTTTACCCAAACCGGCCTCTAAAGATATTATCCTTCCCCGTGTAATGGAAATACTGGAATCAGATCAACTTATAAAAAATGAATAAATTTCCTACCCCGTTTAGCCCTTTTTACTAAATACAATAGCCAAAAAGATAAATTACTTGCGTATTCCATCCAAAATGGTAAAATAATACCAGGGTGTTAAGAATAGGAGAATTTTTATGGAATCCATTTTCATATTATTAGCTCAAGAAAAAGTTCTGGAATGGCCCAAGCTGGGTATTGGTGGAGTTATCATTATCCTTCTCTTTTTTCTTGCAGGAGCCGGTCTGTCGTATTTCTTCGGAAAAACAACTCGAAGCAAGCAGGAAAAATCCAAATACTGGAATATAATTTTACATTATAGTCTGAAGCACGGCCTCGATGCACAGGAAATTGCGATTATTAAAACCTTCTTCACAAGTTTGAGTCGTGATAAGCAGGAAGAACTGGCAAGTTCTATGAGTAAAAAGATGTTTCACTTTTTGCTCCTTCAATATCTAAGAAAATTTAGGTCAGATCATCCGAAAGCCAATGTAAGCATTTTAGCCAGGTTGTTTATACCCGGAAATATGCTTCATGAAAAACTCTCTTCAATACAGGACTTATACCCTGGAGAAGCCTGTAATATTCTGTATAATCAAAAAGAATTTATGTGTACCGTGATGAAAACCGTTCAGAACGAAGTCTTATTAGCTCATCCGGATCTAAATCCTACAGGACTGAAAGCTAAAGAGCAAATAGAACTTTATATCTTTCGACCTGAATTCGGTTCCTTTACTTTTCACGGTGAAGTTAAGGCAATAGGTAAGGATACTCTAATATTCCAACATACCGGAGCTTTAGATTATAAGAATACACAAAAACTCATGGCACAAATTGCTTTAAAACTAGTATTGACTGCATTTCCTGAACCCTACTACTATAAAAGCATACTGGCCGAGAAACAAAGAGAAGCGAAAAAGAATAAAGTGACACCGGAGAAGAAGGGTCATTATATAGAAGAGTTGCAGTTAGATGGATCTGTGAAAAAAACATTCATTCCGGACAGAGAAGAAGCAAGTGAAGAGCGACCTATAGAACCCGAACTTATGTTAAACGTTAAACCCCTGGTAATTCGAGGAGTTACTACGAAGGTTTCTATACGGGGCCTGGTTTTCAATCCTGCTGAAGAACCCGATAGCAGGGATGTAAACAGTCAGGAGCTCTGGGAACTGGAACTGGAATTAGATGAAACACATAAAATACGCTGTATAGGGAAACTTATTTTTAATTCGGGAACCTATCTTTTCCGTTATAGTAACTTCAATGATAGGGACAGAGACAGGCTGGAAAGAGTTATAATGAAGAATGATCCGGTGAAAGAACAGTTATCTTAAGAAGATATTTCAATTAACTTCTTTTTTGACTTTTCTCCAAGGATGATTTTCACTTTGGACTTTGCAATATTCTTATAGGCAGCGATGGCTTTTATCACCGCTGCATTGGCTTTTCCGTCTGTGGCAGGTTCTTGAACCCGAACAATCCAGTTTTCCGGGTCCAATTCTTCAATTCCGGGCTTTTTAGAACCCGGCTTAACCGTAACCGAGACTTTCATTTTAATCCTTGTGAAAAAGCTGGTTTCTATCCCGGCACTTCTTTGTTACTGAAGCAGCTTGTAAGGTTTTATCTTTTAGATCACTCGAATACTCTAATTCTACACTGAAAGGTTGCCACTTAACTTCTCCACCTTTCTTTTCCTGATACTGACTTTCATCTTTTGCAGAAAGCCCTGCACAGATAAAGGTGAGGATCCCTTTTTCTACTTTCATTTTTAATGTCCTGTTATTTTTCGGATTCTCTGAAGAACTGTATTTAACCTTAGTCCCATCCTTCTTCTGAGAAGCAAAACTAAGAAGAAAAGTATATTCACCTTCCGGTATATAAAAATCATTCCAGGAAGACCGATAATGTGTATAAGAATCCGAAAGTTCCTTTCCATTAATAGAAATGATACGCAGACGCTCATCTGTAAAAATGCGGGATAGAGTTTTTGAATCCACATTTTTCCCTTCCGGGTTATACACCTTTGTCTTTAAAGAGCAGGAAATAAGATACAGACTACAGACAAATAGAATTATACTACGCAAAATTTATCCTCCCTCTTGTATTTCTTTTTCGAAATA contains:
- a CDS encoding ATP-binding protein is translated as MVLKLSSFEWIKRKYNLIISGPTGTGKSYLACAFGNNACLEGYSVLYYNSSKLFNSLRMKKVDGSYNREIDKIKKTDLLILDDFGLEPFDKKTALFLMEIIEDRHGQKSTIITSQYPISSWHDVVNNQTIADAVCDRILHSSYTFTLKGDSMRKLITKGLT
- a CDS encoding IS21 family transposase, which translates into the protein MNQRIKMNKIVEIVRLYELGLSKRSISRNLSISRPVVSEYLQIFRKSNMTYKDLSLMKESEVLDILDSRNLSRKERYQQLSIRFPDYAVQLKRVGVTLQILWEEYTKEVSEPYSYTQFCYHYQTWKNSKEVSMHIEHKYGDKLFVDFTGKKLKIKDPKTNEEREVEVFVSVLGASQLTYVEAVYSQKKEDFIRACENSLQYLGGVVNAIVPDCLKAAVTKSDRYEPEINPELLDFARHYDTVIFPARPYKPKDKALVENAVNIVYTRIFAPLRDQTFLSLSELNEAIQKLLDKHNNLKMQRLNHSRREDFERNEKQLLKPLPAEKYMFKKFAMSTVAVNYHVYLPEDKNYYSVPYRLKGRKTTIIYTQDIVEVFYNNERVALHKRDRAQGKYSTNIDHMPPSHKSYAEWNSEMILSRASLLGVSVRELSSNILNTYKYPEQGYKVCIGIINLGKKYGGKRVNRACEIALEYKQIGYRFIKNILLNGMDAYEQENLSSNDIKHENLRGKVYYNKEEY
- a CDS encoding serine hydrolase, which codes for MRVTRFCLTYSQKDYIPVQVQAIFDEKVYESIPCKPKNLSLICLLQAKRELLDEVLRLYNILTLFSPDKIVYNFSNMDKIGMPIIYLRRSGKVHKFQKNISPIPETFLYKNKTYNSKKFLEESITTALIIVQDNTIIYEDYYLGTKDTDLRISWSVTKSFISALFGPPVATGQIKITDKITKYVPELKESGYKDASVKNVLQMSSGVYFDENYTKLSSDINRLGRILALGGSFDKFALSLRSQRKPGTFLHYVSIDTHVLGMVLRNVTGEKIQNLFVKNLWSHLGAEANAYFLADDTGEAMALGGLCLRSRDMARFGILYLQDGFLNGRQVIPKAWIQESTYPQEKYLFPGKRDTASTVHGYGYQWWIPEDFDKEFLAVGIYDQMIYINKKSNVVIVKNSANYNFANNNFQSSNQAIAFFRAVAEKYSLDKRKPSPVRGSNP
- a CDS encoding SpoIIE family protein phosphatase, producing MENDLFNEEEKVLESCECALKEEGSLDFKDEFKSLFSNYEKLLKVARKLTRTSDITSKKLKEVNTKVIEQRAELKKAHDLIQEELKEAAKYVQALFPKPISEQDYAVDWRFIPCSSLGGDSFGYHWIDKNHFAFYLIDVTGHGVRAALLSASVINTLRSQTLPNTNFFEPGDVLTSLNIAFPQETQNYMNFTIWYGVYRKDTRTLTYSSGGHPPTLMFPANRYEFDEAIELSTRNTMIGLLPGIKFIQDSIVLKEESRLYVFSDGAYEVRLSNDKVLQYPQFTSILKELHSSQKLNLENLLIHTKSLCQTPEFEDDYTIMEIRLGV
- a CDS encoding aldolase; translation: MRPEIESELVKLKKDLEYYKNTYGFYGLKGGTETEDMDYEELSFLKALSKDIMPLKVKIGGVEARTDIRFCHSVHVNSILAPMVESEYALRNFVQTLKALIPRADYEKIRKSINLETITGYRNIMEIVDSKFFEELDDITAARSDLSASMNLVPDDPEVMRVTSQIVKISRSKGKGTCVGGTITRQNFAAIAEGIVPDMINSRHIIVNVEKAKKVGLNEVPEAMLEFEMDLFSVLGLLKPEKHYYYNNRIELNRERLGKKKVLYSLP
- a CDS encoding response regulator — translated: MKVESLKFLFIGMGLTQALFFLTAPFFKKISHYILILFAVSTSYYIYFSEPLISGKGLEFLFFQLSSITLAYSILYHFFENRINVIYKIAFILLLFLSVGLYFPVSRGNDFIYHNARFIVLLLSLLSLRLLAKELKPEIRKIFLPSYILWCLSVFNDFLILSGVYTFSLLSSYGMFIFLLSFSYYRIKLLSSPETSQSNVILKNELETIQTQVENEYYPIIQLAAEISVISYFVVNKDASICYANKAAAEIIGFTREELLQMSYLDINPDFNPKSWEEHWQTLKEQTSFTYISLNQTKENILIPVEITDNYISSHSKEYCLSIIQDIRKRKKAEEDLREEKEKAEEATRLKDKFISLVSHDLRSPLSGMLAFFEMMIEDEDEFRPKDRKEMYLNFYNSIQSLLGMIDKLLNLNRLQSGRLTLQPEFIELKAILDDIIPQFHPLIQRKDITLVNQVKKQTKIFIDPNLFREVLTNLLSNAVKFCSAKDTIEIIPHEGDRFLEIKDSGKGIPEEFLPDLFKEEIKTTTIGTLGEIGTGLGLPFCKDIMEAHSGDIQVQSQEGKGTSFFLSLPMNKKIILIVEDQEIVREQLKEILRATDTIIIEAENGLIALELLRHFQPALIITDISMPEMDGFEFLGNIKIRPQFESIPVIILTSVIIPKGKSYKKYVQLANEIGVQHVLPKPASKDIILPRVMEILESDQLIKNE
- a CDS encoding DUF167 domain-containing protein, with product MKVSVTVKPGSKKPGIEELDPENWIVRVQEPATDGKANAAVIKAIAAYKNIAKSKVKIILGEKSKKKLIEISS